One region of Chloroflexota bacterium genomic DNA includes:
- a CDS encoding Gfo/Idh/MocA family oxidoreductase, whose amino-acid sequence MADELRIGVIGFDTSHVPAFTKLLNDPDDPFHVPGGKVVAGYPSYSPDMEFSHSRVEGFKREVTEKWGVKLVSSIEELLEQVDAVLLESVDGRRHLAEARPVIEARKLLFIDKPLAANYADAAEIYRLAREHGCPVFSASSLRFDANIVKVKEDPELGTVYACDAFSPAHVVPDCPGIFWYSIYGVHGVEILYTFMEAGCEKVTCHTTEDYHLVVGMWPDGRIGMMRGIRRGAIDYGATVFGERKVAQTLYSREIPLYSQLLKRIIPFFQGAPEPVPLEETLEMMAFMEAALVSEREGRAVALDEVR is encoded by the coding sequence ATGGCAGACGAATTGCGCATCGGTGTGATCGGGTTTGACACCTCACATGTGCCGGCTTTTACCAAGCTGCTCAACGATCCTGATGATCCCTTCCATGTGCCGGGTGGGAAGGTCGTGGCCGGCTATCCCTCGTACAGTCCCGACATGGAATTCAGCCACTCCCGCGTGGAGGGGTTCAAGCGGGAGGTGACGGAGAAATGGGGCGTTAAGCTGGTCTCCTCCATCGAGGAGCTGTTGGAGCAGGTGGACGCGGTGCTGCTGGAGAGCGTGGACGGGCGCAGGCACCTGGCGGAGGCCCGACCGGTGATCGAGGCCCGCAAGCTGCTCTTCATCGATAAGCCCCTGGCGGCCAATTACGCCGACGCGGCCGAGATCTATCGCCTGGCCCGGGAGCATGGTTGCCCCGTCTTCTCCGCCTCCTCGTTGCGTTTTGATGCCAACATCGTCAAGGTCAAGGAGGACCCGGAGTTGGGGACGGTCTATGCCTGCGACGCCTTCAGCCCGGCGCATGTGGTCCCAGACTGCCCTGGGATTTTCTGGTATAGCATTTATGGCGTCCACGGTGTGGAGATCTTGTACACTTTCATGGAGGCCGGCTGCGAGAAGGTCACGTGCCACACGACCGAGGATTACCATCTCGTCGTCGGGATGTGGCCGGATGGCCGTATCGGCATGATGCGGGGGATCCGCCGCGGCGCCATCGACTACGGCGCCACCGTCTTCGGCGAGCGCAAGGTCGCCCAGACCCTCTACTCCCGGGAGATTCCCTTGTACAGCCAGCTGCTGAAACGGATCATCCCCTTCTTCCAGGGCGCGCCGGAGCCGGTGCCTTTGGAGGAGACGCTGGAGATGATGGCATTCATGGAGGCTGCCCTCGTCAGCGAGCGGGAGGGGCGAGCGGTGGCGCTCGACGAGGTACGGTAA